In one window of Laspinema palackyanum D2c DNA:
- a CDS encoding DUF4342 domain-containing protein: protein MTEPIRPEDPIGTPFQEPIRSIDPEVQTNSNVRVEEFKLNGDDLTKKVRELIQQGNARRIVIKNEEGHTLIEIPLTVGVVGGTIGVALFPVVAAVGAIGAMVARLTLVVEKKED from the coding sequence ATGACTGAACCTATTCGTCCAGAAGATCCCATCGGAACTCCTTTCCAAGAACCTATCAGGTCCATTGACCCGGAAGTGCAAACTAATTCCAACGTTCGGGTTGAAGAGTTTAAACTAAATGGAGACGACCTGACAAAAAAAGTTAGAGAACTAATTCAACAAGGAAATGCCCGACGGATTGTCATTAAAAATGAAGAGGGTCACACCTTAATTGAAATTCCCCTCACCGTGGGCGTGGTTGGGGGAACCATTGGCGTGGCATTATTTCCCGTCGTTGCAGCAGTTGGCGCAATTGGCGCGATGGTCGCTCGTCTCACCCTAGTTGTTGAGAAAAAAGAAGATTAG
- a CDS encoding helix-hairpin-helix domain-containing protein — protein sequence MTTDITTKEVRAQIEAIKIKVERNGHLTPIAQIAPVEVGGTKIEYATFLGSDRFTELNPQIGDTLLLCHGGTDKMAEVVGVIAEERSSGSQSFKMPTHCPECQSPVIRTADDEISCINSSCAPILPYSLLNWASRDAMEISGLGEKLAHQLIEHGLVKSVADLYELNADQLITLERMGKKSAKNLLKAIAKSKSLPWSRVLASLGIRQVGRATAQLLTQQFSTVGDLAKSEIAELEAIERISPETAQSVYSWFRIQANQTLIERLSAAGLQLPSVALPALLDVPAAPETATQEVQTSSAPLDKEPIAMPAPAPSETPTHEQSQFDGTAQQLQTATERNAQLQSDLEQATQHSGQLQSQLEEIRTNLERAEQQTAQLQSELAETRQQLAQANQSESLESELAQTRIQLSQAQEQTAQLNAQLQEIQSALEASTRQTEEVQTELQRSQQNSGELESQLNQLRTELEQSHQQSGELESQLNQVRTELEQAHQQSGELNSQLTQVQTQLTQSHQQSGELESQLNQVRTELEQAHQ from the coding sequence GTGACCACCGATATTACCACAAAAGAAGTCCGAGCGCAGATCGAAGCCATAAAAATTAAAGTTGAACGCAACGGGCATTTGACCCCGATCGCCCAGATTGCACCCGTCGAGGTAGGAGGTACTAAAATCGAGTATGCCACCTTCCTCGGCAGCGATCGCTTCACCGAGTTAAACCCCCAAATCGGCGATACCCTACTCCTGTGTCATGGGGGAACCGACAAAATGGCGGAAGTGGTGGGGGTGATTGCAGAAGAACGGTCTTCCGGCAGTCAATCCTTTAAAATGCCGACCCATTGCCCAGAATGCCAATCCCCCGTCATCCGGACCGCCGATGATGAAATCAGCTGCATTAATTCCTCCTGTGCGCCCATTCTTCCCTACAGCCTGCTCAATTGGGCCAGTCGAGATGCAATGGAAATTAGCGGATTGGGAGAAAAACTGGCACACCAACTCATCGAACATGGCCTGGTTAAATCCGTTGCCGACTTGTATGAACTCAACGCCGACCAACTGATCACCCTGGAACGGATGGGGAAAAAATCCGCGAAAAACCTACTCAAGGCGATCGCCAAATCCAAATCCCTCCCCTGGTCCAGAGTCCTCGCCAGTTTGGGCATCCGCCAAGTCGGTCGGGCCACCGCGCAACTACTCACCCAACAGTTTTCCACCGTCGGAGACCTCGCTAAATCTGAAATCGCCGAACTAGAGGCCATTGAGCGCATCAGTCCCGAAACCGCCCAGTCTGTCTATTCCTGGTTCCGGATTCAGGCCAATCAAACCTTAATTGAGCGCTTATCTGCCGCCGGGTTGCAACTCCCTTCGGTGGCATTACCGGCGCTCCTCGATGTCCCTGCCGCCCCAGAAACCGCGACCCAGGAGGTTCAAACTTCCTCTGCACCCTTGGACAAAGAACCCATTGCTATGCCTGCTCCTGCTCCTTCAGAAACCCCCACTCATGAACAGTCCCAATTCGATGGGACTGCTCAACAATTACAAACCGCCACTGAACGCAACGCTCAATTACAATCGGATTTAGAGCAAGCCACTCAGCATTCCGGTCAATTGCAATCGCAGTTAGAGGAGATTCGGACCAACTTAGAACGGGCTGAACAACAAACGGCGCAACTCCAATCGGAACTAGCGGAAACTCGGCAACAGTTGGCACAGGCGAATCAATCGGAGTCCCTGGAATCGGAACTGGCTCAAACCCGCATCCAACTCTCCCAAGCTCAGGAGCAAACGGCTCAATTAAATGCTCAATTACAGGAAATTCAGTCCGCGTTAGAAGCTTCTACTCGCCAAACTGAAGAAGTCCAAACCGAGTTACAGCGATCGCAACAAAATTCCGGGGAATTAGAATCCCAACTGAATCAGTTACGCACCGAGTTAGAGCAATCGCATCAACAGTCAGGGGAATTAGAATCCCAACTGAATCAAGTGCGAACTGAGTTAGAGCAAGCTCATCAACAGTCAGGGGAATTAAACTCTCAACTGACTCAAGTGCAAACCCAATTAACGCAATCGCATCAACAGTCAGGGGAATTAGAATCCCAACTGAATCAAGTGCGAACTGAGTTAGAGCAAGCTCATCAAC
- a CDS encoding trehalase family glycosidase has protein sequence MLADVFQPNEFPSPERIAAMREYIKKTWKTLYRSHAHILEAAKDEKIGHTDAQRWPIYISAMEDKARVEAEFKSVLSPAEFKQIEVLRLPSEMDQITEHGLLYLPGDYVVPGGRFNEMYGWDSYFIVLGLLRDGEIELAKSQVDQLIYQIDHYGTILNANRSYLLSRSQPPFLTPMILAVYEHTQDQDWLRSLLGAVESHYYYWIVPPHLNQSTGLSRYCALGEGPAPEVLVSETDAQGRTHYDRIREYYRRFEVMAYDVSLYYDKETDTLTDLFYKGDRSMRESGFDPSNRFGPFNIDIIHYAPVCLNALLYRMEQDIAQILKILGNPQLAELWDERAQTRHQLIDKFLWDEPSGLYLDYNFRTNERRLYEFATTFYPLWVGLASEKQAQRVVENLELFEAPGGLLTSSHVTGNQWDAPFGWAPLTLIAVEGLYRYGYRSEGDRIGGKFINLVTQEFEKTGTLLEKYDVLSCSSEVSNEIVFGYSTNEIGFGWTNGSVLELLAEAKKM, from the coding sequence ATGTTAGCCGATGTCTTTCAACCCAACGAATTTCCCAGTCCCGAACGCATTGCCGCCATGCGAGAATATATCAAGAAAACCTGGAAAACCCTCTATCGTTCTCATGCTCATATTTTAGAAGCGGCCAAAGATGAAAAAATCGGCCATACCGATGCCCAACGCTGGCCGATTTATATTTCTGCAATGGAGGATAAAGCCCGGGTAGAAGCTGAATTTAAAAGCGTTTTAAGTCCCGCAGAATTTAAACAAATTGAAGTGCTGAGATTACCCTCAGAAATGGACCAAATTACCGAACATGGATTGCTGTATCTTCCTGGGGATTATGTGGTTCCTGGAGGTCGGTTTAATGAAATGTATGGATGGGATAGTTATTTTATCGTCCTGGGATTGTTACGCGATGGGGAGATAGAATTAGCGAAAAGTCAAGTGGATCAGCTAATATATCAAATTGACCATTATGGAACGATTTTAAATGCGAATCGGAGTTATTTGTTGTCCCGATCGCAACCGCCATTTTTAACGCCGATGATTTTGGCGGTGTATGAGCATACCCAGGATCAAGACTGGTTGCGATCGCTCTTGGGGGCGGTAGAAAGTCATTACTATTACTGGATTGTCCCCCCACACTTAAATCAATCCACAGGACTTTCTCGCTATTGTGCCTTGGGAGAGGGACCCGCCCCAGAAGTGCTGGTGTCCGAAACCGATGCTCAGGGGCGAACTCACTACGATCGCATCCGAGAATATTATCGGCGATTTGAAGTGATGGCGTATGATGTGAGCTTGTATTACGACAAGGAAACCGATACCCTGACTGACCTTTTTTATAAAGGCGATCGCTCCATGAGAGAATCCGGATTTGACCCTTCCAACCGTTTTGGTCCTTTTAATATCGATATTATTCATTACGCGCCCGTTTGTTTGAACGCGCTGCTGTATCGAATGGAACAAGATATTGCCCAAATTTTGAAGATTTTAGGCAATCCACAACTGGCAGAATTATGGGATGAGCGCGCTCAAACCCGCCATCAGCTCATCGATAAATTCCTCTGGGATGAACCCTCCGGTTTGTATTTAGATTATAACTTCCGGACCAATGAACGCCGCCTGTATGAATTTGCTACCACCTTTTATCCCTTGTGGGTTGGACTTGCCTCAGAAAAACAAGCGCAACGAGTGGTAGAAAACTTGGAGTTATTTGAAGCCCCCGGAGGATTACTCACCAGTTCTCATGTCACGGGAAATCAATGGGATGCACCCTTTGGTTGGGCACCTTTAACCTTAATTGCGGTGGAAGGATTGTATCGCTATGGGTATCGCAGCGAAGGCGATCGCATTGGGGGCAAGTTCATTAATTTAGTCACCCAAGAATTTGAAAAAACCGGCACGCTTTTAGAAAAATATGACGTCCTCTCCTGTTCGTCAGAAGTCTCAAACGAAATTGTTTTTGGATACAGTACCAATGAAATTGGATTTGGTTGGACCAATGGCTCAGTTTTGGAACTGTTAGCCGAAGCGAAAAAGATGTAA
- the treZ gene encoding malto-oligosyltrehalose trehalohydrolase → MTVTLGSNYLGNDRCEFTVWAPTLKNVAVVIAGEDKQRAIAMEQQAEGYWKATAEGITPGTRYFYQLDGNLMRPDPAAHLQPDGVHGASAVVDPNAFSWSDRSWCNLPLSEYIIYELHVGTFTPEGTFEAIIPRLGVLKELGINAIEIMPVAQFPGDRNWGYDGVFPFAVQNSYGGPDKLKELVDACHQQGIAVIIDVVYNHLGPEGNYLPDFGPYFTNKYRPLWGEAMNFDEEYSDGVRNFFIENALYWLRDYHIDALRLDAIQAIFEMGARPFLQQLSDAVADLSEQEGRKFYITAESDLNDVRVLRPKELGGYGLDSQWCDDFHHVLHTLLTGEDDRYYQDFGQIQQLVKSFKEGFVYDGQYAPHRKRRHGNSSKDQPAHQFIVFSQNHDQTGNRIGGDRLSTLISFDGLKLAAATILLSPFLPFLFMGEEYGETAPFLYFVSHSDEDLIEAIRQDKEKEFTQGSESGKFNNPQDVNTFNQCKLNWEKHQQGQHQILWNFYRRLIELRRTIPALKNRSKETLDSSCLEAENLLFVRRWHDNSQVFYVINFSNNMVKFEPNIPEGNWQKILDSSEESWKGSGASLPDVIQPQKSISIPPLAVAVYQISG, encoded by the coding sequence ATGACGGTTACACTAGGTTCTAATTATTTGGGGAACGATCGCTGTGAGTTTACAGTTTGGGCACCCACCCTTAAGAACGTGGCGGTGGTGATTGCGGGCGAGGATAAACAACGGGCGATCGCGATGGAACAGCAGGCGGAAGGATACTGGAAGGCGACTGCCGAAGGGATTACACCGGGCACTCGATATTTCTATCAGTTAGATGGGAACCTGATGAGACCGGACCCGGCGGCGCATTTGCAACCGGATGGGGTACATGGGGCCTCAGCAGTGGTGGACCCGAACGCCTTTTCCTGGAGCGATCGCAGTTGGTGTAACCTTCCTCTGTCCGAGTATATCATCTATGAACTGCACGTTGGCACATTTACCCCCGAGGGAACATTTGAGGCGATTATTCCCCGTCTCGGAGTCTTAAAAGAGTTAGGAATTAACGCCATTGAAATTATGCCCGTCGCCCAATTTCCTGGCGATCGCAACTGGGGATATGATGGCGTGTTTCCTTTTGCTGTCCAGAATTCCTACGGAGGACCGGATAAATTAAAAGAATTGGTAGATGCCTGTCATCAACAAGGCATTGCCGTCATCATAGATGTGGTTTATAACCATCTGGGTCCCGAAGGCAATTATTTACCGGATTTTGGGCCATATTTTACCAATAAATATCGCCCCCTGTGGGGAGAAGCGATGAATTTTGATGAAGAATACAGCGATGGAGTTCGCAACTTTTTCATTGAAAATGCTCTCTATTGGCTGCGCGATTATCATATTGATGCATTACGCTTAGATGCAATTCAAGCCATTTTTGAAATGGGAGCGCGGCCCTTTTTACAGCAACTTTCCGATGCGGTGGCGGACTTATCTGAGCAGGAAGGACGAAAATTTTATATAACGGCAGAAAGCGATTTAAACGATGTTCGGGTGCTGCGTCCCAAAGAATTGGGAGGATATGGACTTGACTCCCAATGGTGTGATGATTTCCATCACGTTCTGCATACCTTGCTGACCGGAGAGGATGACCGATATTATCAAGATTTTGGTCAGATTCAACAGTTGGTTAAATCCTTTAAAGAGGGGTTTGTTTATGATGGACAATATGCCCCTCATCGCAAGCGCAGACATGGAAATTCATCCAAAGACCAACCGGCTCATCAATTCATTGTTTTTTCTCAAAACCATGACCAAACTGGAAACAGAATTGGGGGCGATCGGCTCTCTACTCTAATTTCCTTTGATGGATTAAAACTAGCGGCAGCCACCATTTTACTCTCTCCCTTCTTACCCTTTTTATTCATGGGAGAAGAGTATGGAGAAACCGCCCCATTTTTATATTTTGTCAGCCACTCGGACGAGGACCTAATCGAAGCCATTCGCCAAGACAAAGAAAAAGAATTTACACAGGGTTCGGAATCGGGAAAATTTAATAATCCTCAAGATGTTAATACCTTTAATCAATGCAAACTTAATTGGGAAAAGCATCAACAAGGTCAACATCAGATCCTCTGGAACTTTTACCGCAGGTTAATTGAACTGCGCCGCACCATTCCCGCCCTGAAAAACCGCAGTAAAGAAACCCTAGACTCTAGCTGCCTAGAAGCGGAAAATCTCCTGTTTGTCCGGCGATGGCATGACAATAGTCAAGTCTTTTATGTGATTAATTTCAGCAACAATATGGTCAAATTTGAACCCAATATTCCCGAGGGAAATTGGCAGAAAATATTAGACTCATCAGAAGAAAGTTGGAAAGGTTCAGGGGCGTCTTTACCGGATGTGATTCAACCCCAAAAATCTATCTCAATTCCCCCTTTAGCCGTTGCAGTTTATCAAATTTCTGGATAA
- a CDS encoding ferredoxin--nitrite reductase has product MTLATEKPTTSLNKFEKIKAEKDGLDVKNQLEDFAQMGWEAMDASDRDYRLKWLGVFFRPVTPGQFMVRMRMPHGVMTSLQMRVLAEIVERYPQDGNADITTRQNLQLRGIRLEDIPDIFNRFKAAGMTSIQSGMDNVRNITGSPVSGIDKHELIDTQELVQKVQDMITHTGEGNPAFSNLPRKFNIAIGGCPDNSIHAEINDIAFVPAYKNGEIGFNVLVGGFFSAKRCEAAIPLNVWVPPNDDVVELCRAILEIYRDHGPRANRQKSRLMWLIDEWGVEKFRAEVEKEVGKPLAEAAEKDEIVWEKRDHLGVFPQKQPGLNFVGFNVPVGRLFAPDMFELARVAEVYGNGEIRLTVEQNVIIPNIPDSRLEALLQEPILEKFRIDPAPLTRSLVSCTGAQFCNFALIETKNRALALVQELEAELEIPKTVRIHWTGCPNSCGQPQVAEIGLMGTKTRKNGKTVEGVDLYMGGKVGKDAHLGSCVQKGIPCEDLKPVLRQLLVEQFEAKLKPGIAQAIVDVPPGSEESPEPPVAKASQPAVISFVKSGKTISCDDSAPILEIAEREGIELDSSCRGGTCGTCKQKLLSGEVRYENEPQALSDGDRQQGYILACSAHPIGPVEIDA; this is encoded by the coding sequence ATGACGTTAGCCACAGAAAAGCCCACAACGAGTTTAAATAAATTTGAGAAAATCAAGGCCGAAAAAGACGGACTTGATGTAAAAAATCAGCTAGAAGATTTTGCTCAAATGGGCTGGGAGGCAATGGATGCGAGCGATCGCGACTACCGGCTCAAATGGCTGGGGGTCTTCTTTCGCCCCGTGACTCCAGGTCAGTTCATGGTGCGGATGCGGATGCCTCATGGAGTCATGACCAGTCTGCAAATGCGGGTCCTGGCCGAGATAGTCGAGCGGTACCCACAGGATGGCAATGCAGATATTACCACCAGGCAGAATCTCCAACTGCGAGGCATCAGACTAGAAGATATTCCCGATATTTTTAACCGATTTAAAGCAGCGGGGATGACCTCCATTCAGTCGGGGATGGATAACGTTAGAAACATTACAGGCTCTCCCGTTTCTGGGATTGACAAACATGAGTTAATTGATACTCAAGAGTTAGTCCAAAAAGTCCAAGATATGATTACCCATACCGGAGAGGGTAACCCTGCTTTTAGCAACTTACCGAGGAAATTTAACATTGCGATCGGTGGATGTCCCGACAATTCCATTCATGCCGAAATTAATGATATTGCCTTTGTTCCGGCTTATAAAAATGGAGAAATTGGCTTTAACGTACTCGTCGGGGGCTTTTTCTCGGCGAAACGGTGTGAAGCGGCGATCCCGCTAAATGTGTGGGTTCCCCCCAATGATGATGTGGTGGAGTTATGCCGTGCGATTTTAGAAATTTACCGAGATCATGGACCGAGAGCCAATCGCCAGAAGTCTCGTTTAATGTGGCTGATCGATGAATGGGGGGTGGAGAAATTCCGAGCCGAAGTCGAGAAAGAAGTCGGAAAACCCTTGGCAGAGGCGGCGGAGAAAGATGAGATTGTTTGGGAAAAACGGGATCATCTGGGAGTTTTCCCCCAGAAACAACCGGGATTAAACTTTGTGGGATTCAATGTACCCGTGGGTCGGTTGTTTGCCCCGGATATGTTTGAGTTGGCGAGAGTTGCGGAAGTCTATGGCAATGGGGAAATCCGGTTAACGGTGGAACAAAATGTCATCATTCCGAATATTCCCGATTCGCGGTTAGAGGCATTGTTGCAAGAACCGATTTTAGAGAAATTTAGGATTGATCCCGCACCTCTAACGCGATCGCTCGTTTCCTGCACCGGCGCTCAGTTCTGCAACTTTGCCTTAATTGAAACCAAAAATCGCGCTTTAGCCTTAGTTCAAGAACTGGAAGCGGAATTAGAAATCCCCAAAACCGTCCGAATTCACTGGACTGGCTGTCCCAACTCCTGCGGACAACCCCAAGTCGCAGAGATTGGCTTGATGGGAACCAAAACCCGCAAAAATGGCAAAACCGTGGAAGGGGTAGACCTTTACATGGGCGGTAAAGTCGGCAAGGATGCTCATTTAGGTAGCTGTGTTCAAAAGGGGATTCCCTGCGAGGACCTTAAACCCGTGTTGCGGCAGTTACTCGTCGAGCAGTTTGAGGCGAAACTGAAACCAGGGATTGCTCAGGCGATCGTAGATGTACCTCCGGGATCAGAAGAGTCACCAGAACCCCCAGTCGCTAAAGCCAGTCAACCGGCAGTAATCAGCTTTGTCAAGTCTGGCAAAACCATTTCCTGTGACGACTCTGCCCCGATTTTGGAGATTGCTGAACGCGAGGGAATTGAACTCGATAGCAGTTGCCGGGGTGGAACTTGCGGGACTTGCAAACAAAAACTCCTCAGTGGAGAGGTGCGCTACGAAAATGAACCCCAGGCCCTGAGCGATGGCGATCGCCAGCAAGGATATATTTTGGCCTGTAGCGCCCATCCCATCGGTCCCGTGGAAATTGATGCCTAA
- the treY gene encoding malto-oligosyltrehalose synthase, producing the protein MRIPQATYRIQFNSKFQFADAEKIVEYLADLGISDIYASPIFKARQGSTHGYDVVDPNQLNPELGTPEAFESLMEKVQGKNLGWVQDIVPNHTAYDSENSMLMDVLENGAASDYFDYFDIAWNAPYGDISEGVLAPLLGNFYQECLENGEIQLQYDATGLTVQYYSLKLPIRIESYVSFLTHNLGKLRRTLGRNHPEFIKLLGILYLLKSIPAETKGRERYDQLTFVKGLLWELYDQNPDICQFIQDNLKEFNGTPGISESFNLLEELLREQVYRLTFWKVGAEEINYRRFFTVNELISMRVETLRVFHDTHDLIAKLVKEGKFTGVRIDHIDGLYDPQQYLERLREKLGDIYITVEKILEMAEIMPSNWPIQGTSGYDFMNRLNGLFCNRNTQDRFSEIYGKFTGLNPSYKDLFFEKKHLIVDRNMAGDADNLAHLLKSIANQSREGRDFTLYSLKRALVEVLVAFPVYRTYINGEGVSSRDRHYIKEVIAQAKQLLPLQGKELEFIEKLMLLENADYLTEEEREQRLYSVMRIQQWTGPLMAKGIEDTLFYVYNRLVSLNEVGGDPALFGLTLEEFHEFNTEQKETWIHKMNATSTHDTKRGEDVRARINVLSEIPDEWEQHITSWREINQGHKTKLTDKVVPTANDEYFFYQTLLGAFPFAESEYSEFIQRVKDCSIKSVREAKVHTAWLRPDTAYEEGFLAFIDAVMQPSPENPFFQKFQPFQQKIAAYGVYNSLAQVLLKLTTPGVPDFYQGTELWDLSLVDPDNRRPVDFEYRIAALREIRTQASEDILGLMKGVLSHPESGKIKLFAIAQILKAKSQAMELFQTGDYHPLKSSGKFSENVVAFARSLGNQVAIAIAPRFLTHLIQPGTLPLGEVWQDTHLELPSELPSQWQDAISGQPIQTDGTLSLAQTLTHFPIALLISQTS; encoded by the coding sequence ATGAGAATTCCTCAAGCAACTTACCGAATTCAATTTAATTCTAAATTCCAGTTTGCAGACGCCGAAAAAATTGTTGAATATCTGGCCGATTTAGGAATTTCTGATATTTACGCTTCCCCAATTTTTAAAGCTCGTCAAGGCAGTACCCACGGCTATGATGTGGTAGACCCCAATCAACTCAATCCTGAACTGGGAACTCCAGAAGCATTTGAGTCTTTGATGGAAAAAGTCCAAGGGAAAAACCTCGGATGGGTTCAGGATATTGTCCCCAATCATACCGCGTATGATAGTGAAAATTCCATGCTGATGGATGTCCTAGAAAATGGTGCAGCATCGGATTATTTTGACTACTTTGATATTGCCTGGAATGCTCCTTATGGCGATATTAGTGAAGGGGTTCTCGCGCCTTTGCTGGGAAATTTTTATCAAGAATGTCTAGAAAATGGCGAAATTCAGCTTCAATACGATGCCACGGGGTTAACCGTCCAGTATTATAGCCTAAAACTGCCGATTCGGATTGAGTCTTATGTGTCTTTTTTGACCCATAATTTAGGCAAACTGCGAAGAACCTTGGGGCGAAATCATCCTGAGTTTATCAAACTCCTGGGAATTCTTTACTTATTAAAAAGTATTCCCGCCGAAACTAAAGGGCGAGAACGGTATGATCAACTCACTTTTGTTAAAGGATTGTTGTGGGAGTTGTATGACCAAAATCCCGATATCTGCCAATTTATCCAGGATAATTTAAAGGAATTTAATGGCACACCGGGAATATCTGAAAGCTTTAATTTGCTGGAAGAGTTGCTGCGGGAACAAGTGTATCGCCTCACTTTTTGGAAAGTGGGGGCGGAAGAAATTAACTACCGGCGATTTTTTACGGTAAATGAACTGATTTCCATGCGGGTGGAAACCCTGCGGGTGTTTCATGATACCCATGATTTAATTGCCAAATTGGTCAAAGAGGGAAAATTTACCGGGGTGCGGATCGATCATATTGATGGACTCTATGACCCTCAGCAATATTTAGAACGATTGCGAGAAAAATTAGGGGATATCTACATTACGGTGGAAAAAATCCTGGAAATGGCCGAAATCATGCCCTCAAATTGGCCAATTCAGGGAACCAGTGGCTATGATTTTATGAATCGGTTGAATGGGTTATTCTGTAACCGGAATACTCAAGACCGATTTAGTGAAATTTATGGCAAGTTTACGGGATTAAATCCCAGTTACAAAGACTTGTTTTTTGAGAAAAAGCATCTGATTGTCGATCGCAATATGGCAGGAGATGCGGACAATCTGGCTCATTTGTTAAAATCCATTGCCAATCAATCTCGGGAGGGTCGAGATTTTACCTTGTATTCCCTGAAACGAGCGCTGGTGGAGGTGCTGGTGGCGTTTCCGGTGTATCGCACCTACATTAATGGGGAGGGGGTCAGCAGTCGCGATCGCCACTATATCAAAGAGGTAATTGCTCAAGCGAAACAGCTTCTGCCATTGCAGGGAAAAGAGCTTGAGTTTATTGAAAAATTAATGTTGCTGGAAAATGCCGATTATTTAACGGAAGAAGAACGAGAACAACGTCTCTATTCCGTGATGCGGATTCAGCAATGGACAGGACCTTTGATGGCAAAAGGGATTGAAGATACCCTGTTTTACGTTTACAATCGCTTAGTTTCTCTCAATGAAGTGGGCGGCGACCCGGCCCTATTTGGCCTAACTTTAGAAGAGTTTCATGAGTTTAATACTGAACAAAAAGAAACTTGGATTCATAAAATGAATGCCACCTCTACCCATGATACTAAGCGGGGAGAAGATGTTCGCGCCCGAATTAATGTCCTGTCAGAAATTCCCGATGAGTGGGAACAGCACATTACATCCTGGCGGGAAATTAATCAAGGACATAAAACCAAACTCACGGATAAAGTCGTCCCCACTGCCAATGATGAATATTTCTTTTATCAAACCCTGTTAGGTGCTTTTCCCTTTGCCGAAAGCGAGTATTCTGAATTTATTCAGCGCGTTAAAGATTGTTCAATAAAATCGGTGCGAGAGGCGAAAGTTCACACCGCTTGGTTGCGCCCTGATACGGCTTATGAAGAGGGATTTTTGGCCTTTATCGATGCAGTGATGCAACCGTCGCCTGAAAATCCATTTTTCCAAAAATTTCAGCCATTCCAACAGAAAATAGCCGCTTATGGGGTTTATAATTCTTTAGCTCAAGTGCTGCTGAAATTGACCACTCCCGGCGTGCCTGATTTTTATCAGGGAACAGAATTGTGGGATTTGAGTTTAGTGGACCCGGATAATCGTCGTCCCGTGGATTTTGAGTACCGGATAGCCGCTTTAAGGGAGATTCGGACTCAAGCATCGGAGGATATTTTAGGTTTGATGAAGGGGGTGCTTTCTCATCCGGAATCTGGAAAGATTAAACTGTTTGCGATCGCCCAAATTTTAAAGGCAAAATCTCAGGCAATGGAACTGTTCCAAACGGGAGATTATCACCCCCTAAAATCGTCGGGAAAATTTAGTGAAAATGTGGTAGCATTTGCCCGATCGCTGGGGAATCAAGTGGCGATCGCGATCGCACCCCGCTTTCTCACTCATCTCATTCAACCGGGCACTCTCCCCCTGGGAGAAGTCTGGCAAGACACCCATTTAGAATTGCCTTCAGAACTCCCCTCCCAGTGGCAGGATGCAATTTCTGGACAACCCATTCAAACTGATGGCACCTTGTCCCTTGCCCAAACCTTAACCCATTTCCCCATCGCCTTGTTAATCAGTCAAACCTCCTAA